A genomic segment from Mastomys coucha isolate ucsf_1 unplaced genomic scaffold, UCSF_Mcou_1 pScaffold7, whole genome shotgun sequence encodes:
- the LOC116081774 gene encoding olfactory receptor 2W3-like produces the protein MHVLTIDAMINQTCQEQFILLGFSDRPRLESILFVFVLIFYLVTLVGNIIIILVSYLDPCLHTPMYFFLTNLSFLDLCFTTSSIPQLLFNLGGQDKSISYIGCAVQLFMFLGLGGTECVLLAVMAYDRFTAICKPLHYSVIMHSQLCWKLVSVAWSVGLLNSLAMSPVTMRLPRCGRCQVRHFLCEMPALIKIACVDTVAVESTVFILSVIIVLVPLTLILISYSYIALAVMRIKSASGRRKAFNTCGSHLTVVSLFYGNIIYMYMQPGHKASQDQGKFLTLFYNLVTPMLNPVIYTLRNKDVKGALKRLVTRK, from the coding sequence ATGCATGTACTGACCATTGATGCCATGATCAACCAGACCTGCCAGGAACAGTTCATCTTGCTGGGCTTCTCAGACAGACCGAGGCTGGAATCCATCCTCTTTGTGTTTGTTCTCATCTTCTACCTGGTGACTTTAGTGGGCAACATCATCATTATCTTAGTTTCCTATCTGGACCCCTGCCTtcacacccccatgtacttcttcctcaccAACTTGTCCTTCCTTGACCTCTGCTTCACTACCAGTTCCATCCCTCAATTGCTCTTCAACTTAGGAGGCCAGGACAAGAGCATCAGTTACATTGGCTGTGCAGTCCAGCTGTTCATGTTTCTTGGACTGGGAGGTACTGAATGTGTTTTGCTGGCCGTCATGGCTTATGACCGCTTCACTGCAATCTGCAAGCCCCTTCACTACTCAGTCATTATGCATTCTCAGCTCTGCTGGAAGTTGGTGTCTGTAGCCTGGAGCGTGGGACTCCTCAACTCCCTGGCCATGTCTCCTGTGACCATGAGGCTGCCACGATGCGGCAGATGCCAGGTGAGGCACTTCCTCTGTGAAATGCCAGCCCTGATAAAAATTGCCTGTGTGGACACTGTGGCTGTGGAaagcactgttttcattttatcagTGATAATCGTGCTGGTGCCCTTGACTCTCATCCTCATTTCTTACAGCTATATTGCTCTGGCAGTGATGAGGATCAAGTCGGCCTCAGGAAGGAGAAAGGCCTTCAACACCTGTGGGTCCCACCTCACCGTCGTCTCCTTGTTTTATGGGAAtatcatctatatgtatatgcaacCTGGACACAAggcttctcaggaccaagggaaATTTCTTACCCTCTTCTACAACTTGGTAACCCCCATGTTAAACCCTGTCATCTACACGCTGAGAAACAAGGATGTAAAGGGAGCGCTGAAGAGGCTTGTGACTAGGAAATAA
- the LOC116081728 gene encoding putative olfactory receptor 2B8: MNRANGSIFSGFILLGFSSRPQLETALFFAMLLIYFLSFLGNSTIILLSVVDPHLHTPMYFFLSNLSFMDLCLTTCTVPQTLFNFKGKDKTITYGGCVTQLFIALGLGGVECILLSVMAYDRYAAVCRPLHYMVIMHPQLCLRLVITAWLTGFGNSVVQTALTMTLPLCGRNQLDHFFCEIPVMLKLTCANSVFNEAELFAVSVFFLVVPLSLILVSYGYITHAVLKIKSAQGRRKAFGTCGSHLLVVTIFFGTLISMYLQPPSSYSQDVNKSMALFYTLVTPLLNPLIYTLRNKEVKSALRRIMGRRTDSRKS, from the coding sequence ATGAACAGAGCTAATGGCAGCATCTTTTCTGGATTTattcttctgggcttctccagcAGGCCTCAGCTGGAAACAGCTCTCTTCTTTGCTATGTTACTCATCTATTTCTTGAGCTTCCTAGGCAACAGCACCATCATCTTGCTGTCAGTTGTAGACCCTCACCTCCATACCcccatgtatttcttcctttctaatctcTCCTTTATGGATCTTTGTTTGACTACTTGCACTGTCCCTCAGACACTGTTTAACTTCAAGGGGAAGGACAAAACCATCACTTATGGTGGCTGTGTGACCCAACTCTTCATTGCCCTGGGACTTGGGGGAGTGGAGTGTATACTCTTATCTGTGATGGCTTATGATCGTTATGCTGCTGTCTGCCGACCACTCCACTACATGGTAATCATGCACCCACAGCTTTGCTTACGGCTGGTTATAACCGCTTGGCTCACAGGGTTTGGCAATTCTGTGGTACAGACAGCATTGACCATGACTCTTCCCCTCTGTGGCAGAAATCAACTGGACCATTTCTTCTGTGAAATCCCAGTGATGCTGAAGCTAACCTGTGCCAACTCCGTCTTTAATGAAGCTGAACTCTTTGCTGTCAGTGTCTTCTTCCTAGTGGTACCCCTCTCACTCATATTAGTGTCCTATGGCTACATTACTCATGCAGTTCTAAAGATCAAGTCAGCCCAGGGGAGGCGCAAGGCCTTTGGAACCTGTGGCTCTCACCTCCTGGTAGTGACTATCTTTTTTGGCACACTCATCTCCATGTACCTCCAGCCTCCCTCCAGTTACTCACAGGACGTGAACAAAAGCATGGCACTTTTCTATACTCTGGTGACTCCTCTGTTGAATCCCCTGATTTACACACTGAGGAACAAGGAAGTCAAAAGTGCCTTAAGGAGAATAATGGGGAGAAGGACAGATTCGAGAAAGAGTTAA